A portion of the Myripristis murdjan chromosome 13, fMyrMur1.1, whole genome shotgun sequence genome contains these proteins:
- the stoml3a gene encoding stomatin (EPB72)-like 3a, translated as MLRLAAGRHIPDFCYSDLPPHNILCLKIVNEYERAVIFRLGRIVDKKPKGPGLFFVLPCTDTFTKVDLRTISFDIPPQEILTRDSVTVSVDGVVYFRVQCPISAVANVSNAPSSTRLLAQTTLRNVLGTKNLAELLSDREGISRSMQESLDEATDPWGIRVERVEIKDVKLPHQLQRAMAAEAEASREARAKVIAAEGEMKASRALKEASLVIAESPSALQLRYLQTLSTIATEKNSTIVFPLPIDIMQSFIKG; from the exons ATGTTGCGGCTGGCTGCTGGTCGTCATATCCCTGATTTTTGTTACAGTGACCTTCCCCCTCacaatattttgtgtcttaAG ATAGTCAACGAGTATGAGCGGGCTGTCATTTTTAGGCTTGGTCGTATCGTGGACAAGAAACCCAAAGGACCAG GACTTTTTTTCGTGCTGCCCTGCACTGATACGTTCACGAAAGTGGATTTGAGAACCATATCATTTGATATCCCTCCGCAAGAG ATTCTTACCAGAGATTCAGTGACAGTGTCTGTGGATGGCGTGGTGTACTTCAGGGTACAGTGCCCCATCTCAGCCGTGGCCAACGTGTCCAACGCCCCCTCGTCGACACGCCTGCTGGCACAGACCACCCTGAGGAATGTGCTCGGCACCAAGAACCTCGCAGAGCTGTTATCTGACAGGGAGGGCATTTCACGCAGCATgcag GAATCCCTGGATGAAGCCACGGATCCATGGGGGATCAGAGTGGAGCGTGTGGAGATCAAGGATGTGAAGCTGCCTCACCAGCTGCAGAGGGCCATGGCAGCTGAGGCGGAGGCCAGTCGAGAGGCCAGGGCTAAG gttATTGCTGctgagggagagatgaaggcCTCCAGGGCGCTGAAAGAAGCCTCTCTGGTGATTGCTGAGTCACcctctgctctgcagctgcGTTACCTGCAGACCCTCAGCACCATCGCAACGGAGAAGAACTCCACCATCGTCTTCCCTCTGCCGATAGACATCATGCAGAGCTTTATCAAGGGATGA